The DNA window GCTCCGGGTAGTTGTCGTTGACGTAGGTCTCCGGGACGTCGCCCAGGGTGGGGACGGCACAGCTCCCTCCGACGGTCCCCGTGGCGTCGAGGCGCTTCTCGATCTCGGCGAGGGCGCCCAGGTGGTTGTGGAGCTTCTCGCGATCGCCGCTGCCCAGGCGGCTCTGGAGCGCGTGGTAGTCGCCCATCACGGTGTCGAGGACGCGCCGCCGGTGGGCACGCTTCCGGGCGAGGCTCTCGGGGTCGGCGGCGAGATCGGCGAAGAGCCGGTCGAAGGTGACCCGCGGGTCGTCTTCGGGGGGGACTGGCTGGCCGGGGCCCAGGTACGAGACGCGCGAGGAGACGTTGGCGTTCTGCACCTGCACGCCGAGTTCGAGCGAGCCGAGCTTGGTGGTCTGGCCGAGCTCTTTGGCAAGGAACTGGTCGAGCGAGATGCCGCCACCCCAGCCAACCTTCGCGTTCGGGTTGCAGGCGTAGGGGAACAGGTCGCCCACCTGGAGTTCCGTGCCCGTGAGGGCGTGACCGATGCCCTGCTGATGGGGATCGCCAGGGCCGTGGTGCGCCGACTCCATGTCGATGCCTTCGAGGACGAGGAGTCGATCCTTGAAGGAGGTGAGCGGGTCGAGGATCTCACCCAGCGCGAAGCTCGTCTCGTTGCCACGAGGGGCCCAGGCGTTCTTGACCGTTCCGAGCCCCGTGAAGAAGACGATGAAGCGCTTCGGAAAGGACGCCGCCGAGGCGGACCGGGACATCGCGTCGAGGAACGGTAGCCCCAGCGCGACGCCACCGGCCCCCCGGAGGAGCGCGCGGCGGCTCAGCACGCGGCGGGTGGCGCTCACGGCTCACCCCCTTGCCTTCGGTAGCGGAAGGCGTCCGTCTGCGTCAGGCCCACGAGCAAGGCCTGGATGCTGTGGCCCGAGCGCCTGAAGGTGTCCCCGAGCTGGTCGAGGCTACACTGGTCTTCTTCTTTCTCCGCGCGTCCGTACCCGTACCGAAACCACTGGCTCACGACGCACGCGCGGACCTGCGCGCTCCGGGCGAGGTGGGTCGAGAGTTCGATGGCGCCGTCGAAGCTCCCGTTCGCCTCGGTCCGGCTGATGTTCCCCGTGGCGTCCACCGGGAGCCCTTGATCCAGATCACGCCACTGGCCGATGCCGTCGTAGTGCTCGAACGTGTACCCGATGGGGTCCATCAGCGCGTGGCAGCCAGAGCACACCGTGTCTTCCCGGTGCTGGGCGAAGCGCTCCCGGGTGGTGACGCCGAGTTGCACCTCGGGGACGGTGATGGGGAGGTTCGCGGGGGGCGGAGGGATGAGGTCGCAGAGCAGGCGCTCACGAACGAACTTGCCCCGATGGATGGGCGACGACTGGTTGGGCTTGGACT is part of the Chondromyces crocatus genome and encodes:
- a CDS encoding DUF1552 domain-containing protein produces the protein MSATRRVLSRRALLRGAGGVALGLPFLDAMSRSASAASFPKRFIVFFTGLGTVKNAWAPRGNETSFALGEILDPLTSFKDRLLVLEGIDMESAHHGPGDPHQQGIGHALTGTELQVGDLFPYACNPNAKVGWGGGISLDQFLAKELGQTTKLGSLELGVQVQNANVSSRVSYLGPGQPVPPEDDPRVTFDRLFADLAADPESLARKRAHRRRVLDTVMGDYHALQSRLGSGDREKLHNHLGALAEIEKRLDATGTVGGSCAVPTLGDVPETYVNDNYPELARLQIDLLVMALACDLTRIASLQWASTQAGKVFTWLGQNETHHQLSHSGLNDATRAQHLINIGKWHAEQLAYLLDKLASVPEGAGTLLDNTLILWCTDIAVGQTHSRRDMPYVLAGGAGGALEMGRYLRYQGNFHNDLLVALCNAMDVDVTTFGNPDYCTGKLPGLGV